Proteins co-encoded in one Acidithiobacillus caldus ATCC 51756 genomic window:
- a CDS encoding LexA family protein — protein sequence METFSDRVRKAREHAGLSQAQLAERVGMSQPGIQKLERGGSSSKFTAQIASVCGVSGEWLATGKGQMLGDMRPGQYDVNVQPIDEPIRTVPLISSVAAGLMTNVMDPYALGAYEKKVPVLVEVSKFAFALRVLGNSMMPDFSPGDIIIIDPDVTPHPGDFVVAKNDEEEATFKKYRPRGRNEKGEEYFELVPLNPDYPILRSDLENIYIIGTVVQHNRMMKNNNKL from the coding sequence ATGGAGACGTTCTCAGATCGCGTTAGAAAAGCACGAGAGCACGCCGGGCTGTCTCAGGCTCAGCTCGCCGAGAGGGTGGGCATGTCCCAACCGGGAATTCAAAAATTGGAGCGCGGAGGCTCGTCGTCAAAGTTTACTGCCCAGATCGCCAGTGTTTGTGGCGTGAGTGGCGAGTGGTTGGCTACCGGTAAAGGCCAAATGCTTGGGGACATGCGACCTGGCCAGTACGACGTCAACGTTCAACCCATAGATGAACCTATCCGGACGGTCCCTCTCATAAGCTCTGTAGCTGCTGGTTTGATGACGAATGTTATGGACCCTTACGCCTTGGGAGCTTATGAGAAGAAGGTTCCCGTGCTTGTCGAAGTGTCCAAGTTTGCCTTTGCTCTTAGGGTGTTAGGCAACTCGATGATGCCAGACTTCTCCCCTGGCGACATTATCATCATCGACCCGGACGTGACGCCCCATCCCGGGGATTTTGTTGTAGCAAAAAATGACGAAGAGGAAGCAACTTTCAAGAAGTACCGGCCACGAGGGCGCAACGAGAAGGGCGAAGAGTATTTTGAGCTTGTGCCATTAAATCCGGACTATCCAATACTTAGATCAGATTTAGAGAACATCTATATCATTGGCACCGTGGTTCAACATAACAGGATGATGAAAAATAACAACAAGCTATGA